A stretch of Lactiplantibacillus brownii DNA encodes these proteins:
- a CDS encoding AAA family ATPase, with the protein MFTGLEIENYKVFKNLKFKMIKANEPKKVVAIYGENGAGKSNIVSAFMNLSLSLRTVETQKQWTEIQTQVAADKSLNEDGNNRIPESMLTFIRSGSMNYRQLSQIFNRSTHMIGTTAPMRIRYDFEFDGHSGYYELLFEIDRNDKMYLASETLYYLIHRSSGKLFEIKSSSAGDINYVWSPTLFKNNEIGTLIDDSVERLWGTHTFLSILTSFVADTNQKYIKKNISSNLLKVIANFGKIAFRTDMATGVNSFNSMLGDLNQGQLKKTSENEQRLAVTKRALNQYFVPLYSDILEVFYRVKTDNDKLDYRLFVRKRVGGQQLTIPFDLESNGTKKLLNLLPLFLNVVRGETVIIDEIDQGIHDLLIDRLIDNLQEDISGQLIVTTHDTQVMRQLDLSALYVIQTDVEGNKQVVNLSKASKENIAAHNNVQKMYLNGYFSGIPYADDVDFYDILSTLGDSTDDE; encoded by the coding sequence ATGTTTACAGGACTCGAAATTGAAAATTATAAAGTGTTTAAAAATTTAAAATTTAAAATGATTAAAGCAAATGAGCCAAAGAAAGTCGTTGCGATTTATGGCGAAAATGGCGCAGGCAAATCTAACATTGTGTCGGCATTTATGAATTTGAGCCTCTCACTCAGAACTGTAGAGACGCAGAAGCAATGGACTGAGATTCAGACCCAAGTCGCTGCTGACAAAAGCTTAAATGAGGATGGTAACAATCGAATTCCAGAATCAATGTTGACCTTTATTCGTTCGGGAAGCATGAATTATCGGCAATTATCACAAATATTTAATCGTAGTACGCATATGATTGGGACAACGGCTCCTATGCGGATTCGTTATGACTTCGAGTTTGATGGGCATAGCGGTTACTATGAGCTTTTATTTGAAATTGATCGTAATGATAAAATGTACCTCGCTTCTGAAACGTTATACTATTTGATCCATCGAAGTAGCGGAAAGCTGTTTGAAATTAAGAGTTCTTCTGCAGGTGACATCAATTATGTCTGGAGCCCAACGCTATTCAAGAATAATGAGATTGGCACCTTAATTGATGATTCTGTTGAGCGACTTTGGGGGACACATACGTTTCTATCTATTTTGACGAGTTTCGTAGCTGATACCAATCAGAAATATATTAAAAAAAATATTTCATCGAATTTATTAAAAGTCATCGCTAATTTTGGAAAAATTGCTTTTCGCACTGACATGGCGACCGGTGTCAATAGTTTTAACAGTATGCTAGGCGATTTAAATCAAGGACAATTAAAGAAAACTAGTGAGAATGAGCAAAGATTAGCAGTGACTAAAAGGGCATTAAATCAATATTTTGTGCCGCTGTATAGTGATATATTAGAAGTGTTTTATCGCGTTAAAACCGATAACGATAAGTTGGACTATCGTTTATTTGTCCGTAAGCGGGTCGGTGGACAGCAGTTAACCATTCCGTTTGATTTAGAATCAAATGGGACGAAAAAACTATTGAATCTTTTACCGCTATTCTTAAATGTGGTCCGTGGTGAAACGGTTATTATTGATGAAATTGATCAAGGTATTCATGATCTGCTTATTGATCGGTTAATCGATAATCTTCAAGAAGATATCAGTGGTCAGCTGATTGTGACAACTCATGACACACAAGTGATGCGCCAATTGGATTTATCGGCGTTGTATGTCATTCAAACCGATGTTGAAGGAAATAAGCAGGTTGTCAATTTGTCCAAAGCAAGTAAAGAAAATATTGCTGCTCATAATAATGTTCAAAAAATGTACTTAAATGGTTATTTTTCAGGAATCCCGTATGCTGATGATGTTGATTTTTATGATATATTGAGCACATTGGGGGATTCTACCGATGATGAATAA
- a CDS encoding SDR family oxidoreductase codes for MTVKNKVIVITGASSGIGEASAKLLAKNGAKVVLGARREARLQAIVKDIEAAGGTAAYQVTDVTKQADVDGLVKLAQTQFGGLDVIFNNAGIMPNSPISALHTDEWDAMIDINLKGVLHGVAAVMPIFTTQKHGQIITTSSVAGIKSFAGSGVYGATKFAVRNLMEVIRMESAQEGTNIRTASLYPAAINTELLHTITDKSTKQGMDAFYKQVGISPDAVANVVNFAVDQPEDVNVNEFTIYPTKQA; via the coding sequence ATGACGGTTAAAAATAAAGTTATCGTGATTACTGGGGCTTCATCAGGAATTGGGGAAGCTTCGGCTAAGTTATTAGCTAAGAATGGCGCCAAGGTTGTCCTAGGTGCGCGGCGTGAAGCACGGCTGCAAGCAATTGTAAAAGATATCGAAGCAGCCGGCGGTACCGCAGCTTATCAGGTGACGGATGTGACCAAACAAGCGGATGTTGATGGCTTAGTGAAGCTCGCTCAGACACAATTTGGCGGCTTAGATGTGATCTTCAATAATGCTGGGATTATGCCAAATTCACCAATCAGTGCTTTACACACAGATGAATGGGACGCTATGATCGACATCAATTTGAAGGGTGTTTTGCACGGGGTTGCGGCTGTGATGCCAATCTTCACGACGCAAAAACACGGTCAAATCATCACGACTTCATCAGTGGCCGGCATTAAGAGTTTTGCTGGTTCTGGCGTCTACGGTGCGACTAAGTTTGCCGTTCGTAACTTAATGGAAGTGATTCGGATGGAAAGCGCGCAAGAAGGGACTAATATTCGGACCGCTAGTCTATATCCAGCCGCAATTAATACCGAATTATTGCACACGATCACGGATAAAAGTACGAAGCAAGGCATGGATGCTTTCTACAAGCAAGTCGGGATTAGCCCAGATGCCGTTGCCAACGTGGTTAACTTTGCGGTAGATCAACCGGAAGACGTTAATGTTAACGAATTTACAATTTATCCAACGAAACAAGCCTAA
- a CDS encoding cupin domain-containing protein produces the protein MSESKSGIFGLGTKNTAYAKYFIGQSYLQGLSEPGDEIDVNVSNVTFEPGCRNNWHIHHNGFQILLVTGGEGWYQEAGKPAQLLHAGDSVTIHEGVKHWHGATKDSWFSHVAITKGTSEWLEPVDDAAYAKLG, from the coding sequence ATGTCAGAAAGTAAAAGTGGCATTTTCGGTTTAGGAACCAAGAACACGGCGTACGCTAAGTATTTTATTGGGCAAAGTTATTTACAAGGCTTATCAGAACCCGGTGATGAAATTGATGTGAACGTTTCAAACGTGACCTTTGAACCTGGTTGCCGTAATAATTGGCACATTCATCATAATGGCTTTCAAATTTTGCTAGTAACTGGTGGTGAAGGCTGGTATCAAGAAGCTGGCAAACCAGCACAATTATTACATGCTGGCGACAGTGTGACGATCCATGAAGGGGTCAAACACTGGCATGGCGCAACTAAGGATAGTTGGTTCTCACACGTTGCCATCACAAAAGGCACGAGCGAATGGCTTGAACCTGTTGATGATGCCGCATACGCAAAATTAGGTTAG
- a CDS encoding MerR family transcriptional regulator, with the protein MPIDTETRYSIGDFAKAVGLTAPTLRYYETEGLIEPHRLDNGRRYYEAADINWVKFLLHLKGTGMSISELKQYVVWRAAGDTTIPERLALLKKVKGDFLVQFNEVQHHLQILNDKINWYEEKEAGVTTDQESFRAYLDRFGHHE; encoded by the coding sequence TTGCCAATAGACACTGAAACACGTTATTCGATTGGTGATTTTGCTAAAGCAGTCGGCTTAACCGCCCCAACCTTACGTTATTACGAAACAGAAGGTCTGATCGAGCCACATCGCTTAGACAACGGCCGCCGCTACTATGAAGCTGCCGATATCAATTGGGTCAAATTCCTCCTTCATTTAAAGGGAACTGGCATGAGTATCAGCGAGCTCAAACAGTATGTTGTTTGGCGAGCAGCTGGAGACACCACAATTCCCGAACGACTGGCCCTTCTCAAAAAAGTTAAGGGCGACTTTCTAGTGCAATTTAACGAAGTGCAACATCACTTGCAGATTCTCAACGATAAAATTAATTGGTATGAAGAAAAAGAAGCTGGCGTCACCACCGACCAAGAAAGCTTTCGCGCCTATCTTGATCGTTTTGGACACCATGAATGA
- a CDS encoding carboxymuconolactone decarboxylase family protein has protein sequence MAKKQTAGRDNLGDFAPKFAALNDDVLFGEVWSRESELSLRDRSMITIASLMTSGAFPQLKAHLEMGKQNGLTKDEVVEEITHLAFYAGWAKAWSAMGVAKEVFGDK, from the coding sequence ATGGCTAAAAAACAAACCGCGGGTCGCGATAATTTGGGCGATTTCGCCCCTAAGTTCGCCGCCCTCAATGATGATGTATTATTTGGTGAAGTTTGGTCCCGTGAATCGGAACTGAGTTTACGCGATCGCAGTATGATTACCATCGCCAGTTTAATGACGAGTGGTGCGTTTCCACAATTAAAAGCGCATTTAGAAATGGGCAAACAAAATGGGTTAACAAAAGACGAAGTTGTCGAAGAAATCACACATTTGGCCTTCTATGCTGGCTGGGCCAAAGCTTGGTCAGCCATGGGTGTGGCTAAAGAAGTTTTCGGCGATAAATAG